One genomic window of Macaca mulatta isolate MMU2019108-1 chromosome 8, T2T-MMU8v2.0, whole genome shotgun sequence includes the following:
- the DEFB1 gene encoding beta-defensin 1 precursor, which translates to MRTSYLLLFTLCLLLSEMASGDNFLTGLGHRSDHYNCVRSGGQCLYSACPIYTRIQGTCYHGKAKCCK; encoded by the exons ATGAGAACTTCCTACCTTCTGCTGTTTACTCTCTGCTTACTCTTGTCTGAGATGGCCTCAG GCGATAACTTTCTCACAGGTCTTGGCCACAGATCTGACCATTACAACTGCGTCAGGAGTGGAGGGCAATGTCTCTATTCTGCCTGCCCAATCTATACCAGAATTCAAGGCACCTGTTACCACGGGAAGGCCAAGTGCTGCAAGTGA